A stretch of Fulvia fulva chromosome 4, complete sequence DNA encodes these proteins:
- a CDS encoding Disulfide-bond oxidoreductase encodes MSNNFYLQGTPDDVKNAKALHLITQNTPNGQAVQVFLEELKDAYGTEWTTTLIDISTNEQKKDWFLKLDPNGRYMCRIPVLVDNTQSPPFTVHETSAELFYLLKFADKQDKFGFSDDLERNQALQWTFFWHGSGAPYQGQVNHFTRVAPEKIEYAINRFKNETLRVFGVLEIHLSGKYTGEVKEYLAGNGKGKYSVADIKTWPWVKNWERSGFTKEQVQDFPHLLRWIDRIAERPAVQRGIGEGYVKK; translated from the exons ATGTCGAACAACTTCTACCTCCAGGGCACTCCCGATGATGTCAAGAATGCTAAGGCACTGCATTTGATTACGCAGAACACGCCT AACGGACAGGCGGTCCAAGTCTTTTTGGAGGAACTGAAAGATGCCTATGGCACCGAATGGACCACCACCCTGATCGACATCAGCACGAACGAGCAGAAGAAGGACTGGTTCCTGAAGCTTGACCCGAATGGTAGATACATGT GCCGCATCCCCGTCCTCGTCGACAACACCCAATCCCCTCCCTTCACCGTCCACGAGACCTCCGCCGAACTCTTCTACCTCCTCAAATTCGCCGACAAGCAAGACAAGTTCGGCTTCAGCGATGACTTGGAGCGTAACCAAGCCTTACAGTGGACCTTCTTCTGGCATGGCTCTGGGGCTCCTTATCAAGGAC AGGTGAACCACTTCACCCGCGTCGCCCCCGAAAAGATCGAATACGCCATCAATCGGTTTAAGAATGAGACCTTGCGAGTCTTTGGCGTGTTGGAGATTCACTTGAGCGGAAAGTATACCGGTGAGGTCAAGGAGTACTTAGCTGGGAATGGAAAGGGAAAGTATAGCGTTGCTGATATCAAGACGTGGCCATGGGTGAAGAACTGGGAGAGGAGTGGCTTCACGAAGGAACAGGTGCAGGATTTCCCGCATTTGTTGAGGTGGATTGATCGTATTGCGGAGAGGCCTGCGGTGCAGAGGGGAATTGGGGAGGGGTATGTTAAGAAGTAG
- a CDS encoding Sensor histidine kinase RcsC, producing MSASSGEQPDMDRTTICFPQHGTQDVLQHGNPRFERELARLYSPAESRALEQLIELKKSLRQLSTDDFWGALTEGMCKILGAELCFVMKRVLVDDQHSAVEMPPLGEPGACMMATALHYCGRDGTRNTAKQTKFHAYGCPCAYMRHDKVFCIPDRLNEFITNNPNTLPTPCDAYMAVPLFEDSKCFAHFGALWSAESAAQKPLSWAFTELMMHSLEDMIAYTLLQGANFVKPAAALTEKSRIIPHDAVTVAQSLRPYAGSLSHELRTPMQGIVGMLDVMMATVMEAAETQSDPRVRKVFEALKDNIEVVQDSSRRAVEAADNVVHAYDMDLSVPELSLPLSEESADSALPFSATADRRPEILVAGHNLPLARPNKRRRDDAFPQATSRNTSDSNLTNKLARLSRGPSSCRCSEPDVKQGVPQALDLHKQSVMGAELADVSTDEDAELAREVYSGASRIIAPGLRHTSLGDLLQHVINEGLKVGGRPDSAIAVETARGEIIEVRTRGSDGTAGFKTIEWSLDPGVPSTMFIDERDLSKLISCVFLNALKFTDKTDGLIKVDVKLSNRSRYISIRISDNGPGIPAAFLPRLFQPFAQENGSITRSSEGLGLGLLVAKGIARKLGGDLMCLRAETTGSNRGTEFEIKVPINAGDTISRPASPYRSPVPRPARPAMYESQHIRPLPAEPGSPRKLTRALHEAVFQNTFSRPPTMVSPSTPPSPKSHIGVEVASSPPISLPSPPSEREKASARRRVRKSVMNPEIDRTLSTRFPLNFLVAEDNKINRKLLVNMLSKFGYKNIYEAHDGAEAVRQMCQPRDEDKHIDIVLMDLWMPLMDGYEATERILSMEGVQQSRKPTVLAVTADVTDSALERAAGVGMKGFMTKPYKLLDLQRLITEYCASHLVDETLLAIAA from the coding sequence ATGAGTGCTAGCAGTGGGGAGCAACCAGACATGGATCGAACGACCATTTGTTTTCCCCAGCACGGCACTCAAGACGTCCTGCAACATGGCAACCCCCGATTCGAGCGGGAACTGGCTCGCTTGTATTCGCCGGCGGAGAGCAGAGCACTGGAGCAGCTTATCGAGCTGAAGAAGTCTTTGAGGCAGCTGTCAACAGATGACTTCTGGGGTGCCCTCACCGAGGGCATGTGCAAGATCCTGGGTGCTGAACTCTGTTTCGTGATGAAGCGAGTTCTCGTCGACGACCAGCATTCCGCCGTCGAGATGCCACCGCTCGGAGAGCCTGGAGCGTGCATGATGGCCACCGCACTTCACTATTGCGGTCGAGACGGGACCAGAAACACCGCGAAACAGACCAAGTTTCATGCGTATGGCTGCCCATGCGCGTACATGCGCCACGACAAGGTCTTTTGCATTCCAGATCGTCTGAACGAATTCATCACGAACAACCCAAACACTTTGCCGACACCTTGCGACGCTTACATGGCCGTACCATTGTTTGAAGACAGCAAATGCTTTGCACACTTCGGCGCCCTGTGGTCTGCTGAGAGTGCCGCTCAAAAGCCGCTGTCGTGGGCTTTCACTGAGCTGATGATGCATTCACTGGAAGACATGATTGCCTACACCTTACTACAGGGTGCGAACTTCGTCAAGCCAGCGGCCGCGCTGACCGAGAAGAGCCGCATCATACCGCACGATGCAGTCACTGTTGCTCAGTCTCTGCGACCCTACGCTGGCAGTCTGTCACATGAGCTCAGAACGCCCATGCAAGGCATCGTGGGGATGCTCGATGTCATGATGGCCACCGTCATGGAGGCAGCGGAGACTCAGAGCGACCCTCGAGTGCGCAAAGTCTTCGAGGCATTGAAAGACAATATCGAAGTTGTCCAGGACAGCTCAAGACGAGCAGTTGAGGCTGCTGATAATGTCGTTCATGCCTACGACATGGACCTGAGCGTGCCGGAACTGTCGCTACCATTGTCCGAAGAATCTGCAGACTCTGCATTGCCATTCTCAGCCACTGCAGATCGACGGCCGGAGATCTTGGTCGCTGGCCACAATCTGCCATTGGCACGGCCAAACAAGCGGCGGCGAGATGACGCGTTTCCGCAAGCAACTTCTCGCAATACAAGTGATTCCAACCTTACCAACAAGCTTGCTCGTCTTTCTCGCGGTCCGTCTTCATGTCGTTGCTCGGAGCCTGACGTCAAGCAAGGAGTTCCGCAAGCCTTGGATCTGCACAAACAGTCTGTCATGGGAGCAGAGTTAGCGGACGTATCGACTGACGAAGATGCAGAGCTGGCCAGAGAGGTGTACAGTGGTGCCAGCAGGATTATCGCTCCAGGACTGCGCCACACAAGCCTGGGAGATCTGCTGCAGCACGTTATCAACGAAGGACTGAAGGTTGGAGGTCGACCAGATTCGGCAATTGCCGTGGAAACAGCACGGGGCGAGATTATCGAAGTACGGACCCGAGGGTCAGATGGCACTGCTGGATTCAAGACCATCGAGTGGAGTCTCGACCCCGGTGTTCCTAGCACCATGTTCATCGACGAGAGAGATCTAAGCAAGCTCATATCCTGTGTCTTCTTGAACGCGCTCAAGTTCACAGACAAGACTGATGGCCTGATCAAGGTGGATGTCAAGCTCAGCAACCGTAGTCGGTACATCTCCATCAGGATCTCGGACAACGGACCTGGTATTCCTGCAGCATTCTTGCCTCGACTTTTTCAGCCATTCGCTCAGGAAAATGGATCAATTACGAGATCGAGTGAAGGCCTGGGCCTTGGTCTCCTGGTGGCGAAGGGCATTGCAAGGAAGCTTGGTGGCGATCTGATGTGCCTTCGGGCAGAGACCACTGGATCAAACCGTGGAACGGAGTTCGAGATCAAGGTCCCGATCAATGCGGGGGATACTATCAGCAGGCCGGCGTCGCCGTATCGGTCCCCTGTACCACGGCCTGCTCGACCGGCGATGTACGAGTCACAGCACATTCGACCTCTTCCTGCAGAGCCGGGCAGTCCTCGAAAGCTGACACGAGCACTTCACGAAGCAGTCTTCCAGAACACCTTCTCGAGACCTCCAACAATGGTCTCACCATCAACGCCACCATCACCAAAATCCCACATTGGCGTGGAGGTCGCCTCGAGTCCGCCAATCTCACTGCCATCACCACCGAGCGAGAGAGAAAAGGCATCAGCCCGTCGACGTGTTCGAAAGTCTGTCATGAACCCGGAGATCGACCGCACACTGTCGACGAGGTTCCCGCTCAACTTCCTGGTTGCCGAAGACAACAAGATTAACAGAAAGCTATTGGTCAACATGCTCAGCAAATTCGGGTATAAGAACATCTACGAAGCACACGACGGCGCAGAAGCAGTACGCCAGATGTGCCAGCCACGAGACGAAGACAAGCATATCGACATTGTTCTCATGGACTTGTGGATGCCACTCATGGACGGCTATGAAGCTACGGAGCGGATACTGAGCATGGAAGGTGTTCAGCAAAGCCGCAAACCGACAGTTCTGGCAGTGACAGCAGACGTGACAGACAGTGCCTTGGAACGAGCTGCGGGAGTGGGAATGAAGGGCTTCATGACAAAACCTTACAAACTGCTGGACTTGCAGCGGTTGATCACAGAATACTGCGCCAGCCACCTTGTGGACGAGACGCTCCTGGCTATTGCTGCTTGA
- a CDS encoding pH-response regulator protein palF/RIM8 — protein MPQTERSPSVSSTPRSGRRLLSRITSPFASKTRNVTDFYVQIPDVHKQYGPGETVSGAVHLRVAKPIRVTHVVVCLHGYVQVYKNPGCPPADGYRANSTQVGTGRGSRTGEYFGNGFASLFEDEVVLCGDGKLGEGAYQFEFNLEFPDRDLPSSISFERGTISYMITATITRPTTISPTIQCDHKVYYVESIDISSLLPPKARTITLEAISRRTKAKGQARRLVDSDRTGRKGDSKVGSSERRDSQTSSSPSVAPNGERSLQSPSPSEQSFDSLVTGSQGRPSHQESNATSPRQSDVSRQTTANGNSSVTTRTINATVESMKGGCLRGDHIPVKVHVNHIKHVKSLHGVIITLYRQARVDMHPSIPLGPTEKGKEARYEDYYPKSATGLGGLSLSGAGSSHMFRKDLSQTVVPLIVDPNSLTAEVTGKVHVDAEEFPTISTVPGAMISFRYYIEVVIDIQGKLSTQDRNLGNLGGLANTLIQGPTTPGVERERTAYTGSGTPLIDTAGLRRDKGVVSCTFEVVVGTRDTERNRNKGKQRAEPVADTSTQSTQRLPASMPAQQDAQPGADRNGDHAQYANDWYGYDQGYDPHFYHYHHQYHPSTRQGYQVHENGYHHPMTNGNGYHDYNEYASPAYIAPPPIPIPAPEDESQLTEKERVHRAEQRLLPSQPPDADGQASAGAAPSAPYLPDEQPNGSFAAAIAPPAFTLHPPTAMVSSSAIGTSFTPLDYASSIPLPRTPVYEEREGQSYLPSTPAYEPRDGGALTPIPSRTLPPTDDKRELERRNLQMEASAPPNDDTEEAGPSGVHAPSAPVLDENEELYGLSHDSHADASASSELPRYER, from the exons ATGCCGCAGACTGAACGCTCTCCTTCCGTATCCTCGACGCCGCGCTCCGGACGACGCCTGCTCTCGCGCATCACATCGCCCTTCGCCAGCAAGACGCGCAACGTCACCGATTTCTACGTCCAGATCCCCGACGTCCACAAACAGTACGGCCCGGGCGAAACAGTCTCGGGCGCCGTACATCTGCGAGTCGCGAAACCGATACGCGTGACGCACGTGGTGGTCTGTCTGCACGGCTATGTGCAGGTGTACAAGAATCCGGGCTGTCCGCCCGCCGATGGCTATCGCGCGAACAGTACACAGGTCGGAACGGGCAGAGGCAGCAGGACAGGCGAGTACTTCGGCAATGGCTTCGCATCGCTGTTCGAAGACGAGGTCGTGCTTTGCGGAGATGGAAAGCTTGGCGAGGGAGCATACCAGTTCGAGTTCAACCTCGAGTTTCCAGATCGCGATCTGCCCAGCAGTATATCT TTTGAGCGAGGAACTATATCCTACATGATCACGGCCACCATTACGAGACCCACCACTATCTCGCCCACCATTCAGTGCGACCACAAGGTCTATTACGTGGAAAGCATAGACATCTCATCACTACTCCCACCCAAGGCGAGGACGATCACGCTGGAAGCAATATCGCGCCGGACCAAAGCCAAAGGTCAAGCGAGGAGACTGGTCGACAGCGATCGAACAGGTCGCAAAGGCGACTCCAAAGTGGGCTCAAGCGAGCGTCGAGACAGTCAGACCTCATCATCGCCAAGTGTGGCCCCAAACGGCGAGCGCAGCTTGCAGAGTCCTTCACCCAGCGAGCAGAGCTTCGATAGCTTGGTCACGGGCAGTCAGGGTCGTCCCTCCCACCAGGAGTCCAATGCCACTTCTCCGAGACAGAGCGATGTCAGCAGGCAGACCACCGCCAACGGCAACTCATCTGTCACTACTCGGACCATCAACGCCACGGTTGAATCAATGAAAGGAGGCTGCCTTCGCGGGGATCACATTCCTGTCAAAGTACATGTCAACCACATCAAGCATGTCAAGAGCTTGCATGGTGTGATCATCACGCTTTACCGGCAAGCTCGAGTTGACATGCATCCTTCCATTCCACTGGGTCCCACCGAGAAAGGCAAGGAAGCCAGATACGAAGATTATTACCCGAAATCAGCTACAGGTCTTGGCGGATTATCCTTGTCTGGAGCGGGATCAAGTCACATGTTTCGGAAGGACTTGTCTCAGACTGTTGTGCCTCTCATCGTGGATCCAAACTCGTTGACGGCGGAAGTCACTGGTAAAGTACATGTGGATGCGGAGGAGTTCCCGACGATATCAACGGTACCAGGAGCCATGATCAGCTTTCGGTACTACATTGAAGTCGTAATTGACATTCAAGGCAAGCTTTCTACTCAAGACCGCAACTTGGGCAATCTTGGCGGCTTGGCCAATACTTTGATACAAGGCCCCACGACCCCTGGTGTCGAGCGAGAACGAACCGCATACACTGGTTCTGGAACTCCGTTGATCGACACCGCCGGCTTGCGACGTGACAAGGGCGTTGTATCGTGTACGTTTGAGGTCGTCGTTGGAACGAGAGACACTGAGCGCAATCGCAACAAAGGCAAGCAAAGGGCGGAGCCCGTCGCGGACACTTCAACCCAATCAACCCAGCGGCTCCCGGCCAGTATGCCGGCTCAACAGGATGCACAACCGGGTGCTGACCGGAATGGAGATCACGCTCAGTATGCTAACGACTGGTATGGCTATGATCAGGGTTACGACCCACATTTTTACCATTATCATCACCAATATCACCCCTCTACACGACAGGGATATCAGGTCCATGAAAATGGTTACCATCATCCGATGACGAACGGCAACGGCTATCATGACTACAACGAATACGCATCGCCTGCATACATTGCACCTCCACCGATACCCATACCGGCCCCTGAGGACGAATCACAGCTGACGGAGAAAGAACGTGTGCACCGTGCCGAGCAGCGACTTTTGCCTAGTCAGCCACCTGACGCTGATGGCCAAGCAAGTGCGGGCGCTGCTCCAAGTGCACCGTACCTACCAGATGAGCAACCGAATGGAAGCTTTGCGGCCGCGATCGCGCCTCCTGCATTCACGCTCCATCCCCCAACTGCGATGGTTAGCTCATCCGCGATCGGCACTTCCTTCACTCCTCTTGACTATGCCAGCAGCATACCCTTACCCAGGACACCGGTGTATGAGGAGCGGGAAGGTCAATCATATCTGCCGAGTACGCCGGCTTACGAGCCACGAGATGGCGGCGCGCTGACACCAATACCATCGAGGACATTACCACCGACTGACGACAAGCGAGAACTagagaggagaaatcttcAGATGGAAGCGTCAGCACCACCGAATGATGATACTGAAGAAGCGGGACCCTCAGGTGTTCACGCACCTTCAGCGCCCGTGCTTGATGAGAATGAAGAGCTGTATGGACTTTCACATGACAGCCATGCTGATGCGTCGGCGAGTTCGGAACTGCCGAGGTATGAGAGGTAA
- a CDS encoding Calcium permeable stress-gated cation channel 1, which yields MAELFTLVLAKDPDDDPGDPDYGKLMGATDPRATTIQILISITFGIVAFLTFCVLRPRWPGLYAARKHQKDEATALPDLPATLFGWIIPLWKITEQQVLASAGLDAYVFLRFFVMAMKFLGLAGVLSLVVIKPVHDAYPDDEDNNPFDNDTDTDESLSLFRQSMKRSVHVLQGNDSSGNGTWNGTVPFFPGNLETDYLWMYIIFAYLFSLLAIYLIVSETRRVIEVRQEFLGAQTTITDRTIRLSGIPRDMQDEDRVKDFVESLDIGKVDSVVLCRNWKKLDQAMTSRMDTLRRLEEAYTIYLSDRRVERNGETLPIAQPAPPGPGGGALAAEDDESSPLNGAGGNDNVARPYSKTRPQATIRHGFLRLRRHKVDAIDHYEEKLRTADEEVQRLRGEQHEPTPLAFVTLDSVASCQMTIQAVLDPSPLQLIANQSPEPADVIWPNTYLSRRSRMVRSWSITVLIVLLTIFWSALFVPIAGLLNVETIGRVFPGLKEVLKNHDNVRALVNTQLPTAIASLLTVLVPYLYYWLSWYQGMISSGDVELSAISKNFFFTFFNFFVIFTILGTASKFYQIFAQFGDAIRDIQKVAYTLAKSLQNLLPFYTNFIILQGLGLFPFRLLEVGSMSLYPIFLMGAKTPRDYAELVQPPIFIYGFYLPNALLIFIICMVYSVLRSSWQVLLAGFIYFAFGHFVYKYQLLYAMDHRQQTSGRVWGMICDRIFVGMVFFQLATAGQLILQGAVARSVMMVPLVIATIWISIVYGKTYKPLLKFIALRSIKRGEAIESYSDMDPRYSDHELGRSDSEPNEHGSPDAPLSYAASLNSTNLAPERNIWANDDPVQTAQAAVQHKIRHKKPTPPDVVTRFVNPSLVAPLGRVWIADKDFRREGAGEQEEGLMDLEDGERAPEYDRPPEHERRCNRGAGAADAINAAV from the coding sequence ATGGCCGAGCTCTTCACGCTCGTCCTCGCAAAGGACCCGGACGATGATCCTGGCGATCCAGACTACGGCAAATTGATGGGAGCCACCGATCCGCGCGCAACCACGATCCAAATCCTCATCTCCATCACCTTCGGCATTGTCGCCTTCCTCACCTTCTGCGTGCTACGACCGCGATGGCCGGGACTGTATGCTGCGAGGAAGCACCAGAAGGATGAGGCGACGGCGCTGCCGGACTTACCTGCCACCCTGTTCGGCTGGATCATACCGCTGTGGAAGATCACGGAGCAGCAGGTGCTGGCCAGCGCAGGACTTGATGCATATGTCTTCCTGCGCTTCTTCGTCATGGCCATGAAGTTCTTGGGCCTGGCGGGAGTCCTGAGCCTGGTTGTGATCAAGCCGGTGCATGATGCCTACCCGGACGACGAAGACAATAACCCTTTCGACAACGACACAGACACCGACGAGTCGTTGTCGCTATTCCGACAGAGCATGAAGCGATCAGTGCATGTGTTGCAGGGTAATGATAGCAGCGGAAATGGAACGTGGAACGGCACAGTACCGTTCTTTCCGGGCAACCTCGAAACAGACTACCTCTGGATGTACATCATATTCGCGTACCTATTTTCGCTCTTGGCCATATACTTGATTGTCAGCGAGACGAGGAGAGTCATCGAAGTGCGGCAGGAGTTCCTCGGAGCGCAGACCACCATCACCGACAGGACGATAAGACTCAGTGGCATTCCTCGCGACATGCAAGATGAAGATCGAGTGAAAGACTTCGTCGAGAGCCTGGACATCGGGAAAGTGGATAGCGTGGTGCTTTGCAGAAACTGGAAGAAGCTGGATCAGGCCATGACATCGAGAATGGACACATTAAGACGACTAGAAGAGGCGTACACGATTTACCTTAGCGATCGCAGGGTCGAGCGAAATGGCGAGACGTTACCTATCGCGCAGCCAGCGCCGCCTGGACCTGGAGGCGGCGCACTCGCCGCTGAAGACGACGAGAGCTCGCCATTGAATGGAGCCGGTGGTAACGACAACGTTGCGCGACCGTACTCGAAGACGCGACCACAAGCGACCATACGACATGGCTTTTTGCGGTTGAGACGACACAAGGTGGATGCCATCGATCACTACGAGGAGAAATTACGCACCGCAGACGAAGAGGTTCAGCGCCTGCGGGGAGAACAGCATGAGCCTACACCTCTGGCCTTTGTGACACTGGACTCGGTGGCCTCTTGCCAGATGACAATACAGGCCGTCTTGGACCCCTCGCCGTTGCAGCTCATCGCGAACCAGAGTCCCGAACCGGCAGATGTGATCTGGCCCAATACATACCTATCCCGGAGGAGTCGCATGGTGCGCTCGTGGTCAATAACAGTGCTCATCGTGCTGCTCACCATCTTCTGGTCGGCGCTTTTCGTCCCCATAGCCGGTCTGCTGAACGTGGAGACCATCGGCCGAGTGTTTCCAGGTCTGAAGGAGGTTTTAAAGAACCACGACAACGTCCGCGCGTTGGTCAACACACAGCTGCCTACCGCCATTGCATCTCTCCTCACAGTCCTCGTGCCTTACCTTTATTACTGGCTATCCTGGTACCAAGGCATGATCTCTAGTGGAGATGTCGAGCTGTCTGCAATATCGAAGAACTTCTTCTTCACCTTCTTCAACTTCTTCGTCATCTTCACGATCCTGGGAACAGCATCCAAGTTCTACCAGATCTTCGCGCAATTTGGCGATGCGATCCGAGACATTCAGAAGGTCGCGTACACTCTCGCCAAATCGTTGCAGAACTTGCTGCCGTTCTACACGAACTTTATCATTCTTCAAGGTCTTGGGCTGTTCCCGTTCCGATTACTGGAAGTCGGAAGTATGAGCCTGTACCCCATCTTCCTCATGGGCGCGAAGACGCCGCGCGACTATGCTGAACTGGTGCAGCCACCGATCTTCATCTATGGCTTCTATCTACCGAATGCACTGCTCATCTTCATCATCTGCATGGTCTACTCGGTGCTCCGCAGTTCTTGGCAAGTCTTGCTGGCAGGATTCATCTACTTCGCGTTTGGACACTTTGTGTACAAGTACCAGCTTCTGTACGCCATGGACCATCGACAGCAGACTAGTGGCAGGGTGTGGGGGATGATTTGCGATCGCATCTTTGTCGGCATGGTGTTCTTTCAGCTCGCCACTGCGGGCCAACTGATCCTCCAAGGCGCCGTTGCGAGAAGTGTCATGATGGTACCGCTCGTCATTGCCACCATCTGGATCAGCATTGTGTACGGCAAGACCTACAAGCCGCTACTGAAGTTCATCGCCTTGCGGAGCATTAAACGTGGCGAAGCGATCGAGAGCTACAGCGACATGGATCCACGATACAGCGATCACGAGCTGGGTAGAAGCGACAGCGAGCCCAACGAACATGGCAGTCCGGATGCCCCTCTCAGCTACGCTGCAAGCCTCAATAGTACGAACTTGGCACCTGAAAGGAACATTTGGGCGAACGACGACCCAGTACAGACAGCACAAGCAGCTGTACAGCACAAGATCAGACACAAGAAACCCACGCCTCCTGATGTTGTGACACGCTTTGTGAATCCTAGTCTCGTAGCACCACTCGGCCGAGTATGGATAGCAGACAAGGATTTCCGTAGAGAGGGCGCCGGCGAGCAAGAGGAGGGCCTTATGGACCTCGAAGACGGCGAACGAGCGCCAGAGTATGATCGACCACCGGAGCATGAGCGTCGTTGCAATCGAGGTGCAGGCGCGGCTGATGCTATTAATGCTGCAGTATAA